The Anaplasmataceae bacterium AB001_6 genome has a segment encoding these proteins:
- a CDS encoding type IV secretion system protein, protein MKSRFILRYILPIFTLFLLSACGPCIDADYMSNTFYYDTIQVEDFAGGQNPDGITGTIVIPSDNPGSVEVRFVSNEIQLCDPYVYEYDQLIKGVTLEAGRSGTLSLAPYREELFNESVCETNMGLIGKYYFNSKEQCKSKAGTTFTIDYGPNGNSSGTNLDDIFNNNVQLIAENELSKGEAYVFSIMDAEHQTTQSNAMTAFSNEFGSADYMDEYKKMIENVCNAARNGGVNQTCESLGFVSSGSDSTGDRLKKDYACALYLPMKQLSFRYINSSFCSAICGLTVSDPSSISGGDLSSVKMSMTTDDCLVNLYSNQVNYSGMVTVESIIPNASLGDFPRKTFPVVGVSGISNLTGLMIGPVTVGSGGSYKLQNASPYKVRLTMDCQSPDSGLFYRLKSPSGSVSTWHKVDFEGTNAAFVDMGKSHGKTGTLEYKVGLSGNDNVSGNYMVRAKLPRTFPTIISNFLIKIRNSVVKIIYGEVNFNDNSDIMWIGSEGPVGWIYQNLIRNFSQTVIVLMTLSLTITGLFFLMGSIKHTQSEFIILMFKMIAVMIMFSENSWNILYNNFFAFFVVGMDNLVKTFTYDAINQVESVNVFSLFDSLLGRFFVGETWLQIIAIFATGPLGWFACLIIIAMIRDLFVCCIRSTFIYLTSMVLVAMLISIAPLFFSFLLFKYTKKMFDQWIKIMMSTIMQPAIVFLSVSVLSQVVIAIIAQVFSFSICTQTVLCLQIPNVDFLPKIPLWNQYTAASYDAGFAGPELVPDTEYGGSFFGLPFGFTSLMAAVFASMMIVKILDYAPIIVETLFGTMMLGLGGVASQLTQSTASMVGMDDQSRDNRADKQHRKKLDADQMDIAKHDSKIRDTKESGGRESNTNRN, encoded by the coding sequence ATGAAATCTCGTTTTATCTTGAGATATATTTTACCTATATTTACCCTTTTTCTACTTTCTGCATGTGGGCCGTGTATAGATGCAGATTACATGAGTAATACCTTTTATTATGACACAATTCAAGTGGAAGATTTTGCAGGAGGGCAAAATCCTGATGGAATAACGGGAACAATAGTTATTCCCAGTGATAATCCTGGAAGTGTTGAAGTGCGTTTTGTTTCCAATGAAATACAATTGTGTGACCCATATGTGTATGAATATGATCAGTTAATCAAAGGTGTGACTTTGGAAGCTGGTAGAAGTGGAACGCTTTCTCTGGCTCCTTATAGAGAGGAGTTATTTAATGAAAGTGTTTGTGAAACAAATATGGGTTTAATTGGCAAATATTACTTTAATTCTAAAGAGCAATGTAAAAGTAAGGCTGGAACTACATTTACCATAGATTATGGCCCCAATGGTAATTCTTCTGGAACTAACTTGGACGATATATTTAATAATAATGTGCAATTAATAGCAGAGAATGAATTATCAAAGGGCGAAGCCTATGTTTTTTCTATTATGGATGCAGAACATCAAACTACACAATCCAATGCAATGACAGCTTTTTCAAATGAATTTGGATCTGCAGATTATATGGATGAATATAAAAAAATGATAGAGAATGTATGTAATGCCGCTCGTAATGGAGGCGTTAATCAAACTTGTGAAAGTTTAGGGTTTGTTTCTAGTGGAAGCGATAGTACTGGAGATCGTCTGAAAAAAGATTATGCCTGCGCTTTGTATTTACCAATGAAACAATTATCTTTCCGGTACATTAACAGCAGCTTCTGTAGCGCAATATGCGGTCTTACCGTATCAGATCCTAGTAGTATTTCTGGAGGAGATCTAAGTTCTGTGAAGATGTCTATGACTACGGATGATTGTCTGGTTAATTTGTACAGTAATCAAGTAAATTACTCAGGCATGGTAACTGTTGAATCTATTATTCCTAATGCTTCTTTAGGAGACTTTCCGCGTAAGACATTCCCCGTAGTGGGTGTAAGTGGTATTAGTAATCTTACAGGATTAATGATCGGTCCTGTAACTGTGGGTTCTGGAGGCTCATATAAATTGCAAAATGCTTCTCCTTATAAAGTGCGTCTAACAATGGATTGTCAAAGCCCAGATTCAGGGTTGTTCTATAGACTAAAAAGCCCTAGCGGCTCTGTGAGTACATGGCATAAAGTGGATTTTGAAGGAACAAATGCAGCTTTCGTTGATATGGGTAAAAGTCATGGAAAAACTGGTACTTTGGAATATAAAGTAGGCCTTTCTGGAAATGATAACGTTAGCGGTAATTATATGGTGCGAGCTAAATTGCCCCGTACTTTTCCTACTATCATTTCTAATTTTCTGATCAAGATACGAAACTCCGTTGTTAAGATAATTTATGGAGAGGTTAATTTCAATGATAATAGCGATATTATGTGGATAGGCTCTGAAGGGCCAGTTGGGTGGATTTATCAAAACTTAATACGTAATTTCTCTCAAACTGTCATTGTTCTTATGACATTATCATTAACAATAACAGGCTTATTTTTCCTTATGGGTTCTATTAAACACACTCAATCTGAATTCATTATCTTAATGTTCAAAATGATAGCTGTAATGATAATGTTCAGTGAGAATAGTTGGAATATACTCTATAACAATTTCTTTGCTTTTTTCGTCGTGGGAATGGACAATTTAGTGAAAACATTTACTTATGATGCTATTAATCAGGTTGAATCAGTTAACGTATTTAGTCTGTTTGATTCTTTGTTGGGTAGATTCTTTGTTGGGGAAACTTGGCTGCAAATTATTGCGATTTTTGCGACAGGACCACTTGGATGGTTTGCATGTCTTATAATAATTGCAATGATTAGGGATTTATTTGTCTGCTGTATAAGATCTACGTTTATTTATTTAACATCGATGGTATTGGTTGCAATGTTGATATCTATAGCACCGCTGTTTTTTTCATTTCTTTTATTTAAATATACGAAAAAAATGTTCGATCAATGGATTAAAATCATGATGAGTACTATCATGCAACCTGCTATTGTTTTTCTTTCTGTATCTGTTTTAAGTCAAGTAGTTATTGCCATTATAGCGCAGGTTTTTTCATTTTCTATTTGTACACAAACTGTACTATGTTTGCAAATCCCAAATGTAGATTTCTTACCAAAAATACCGTTATGGAATCAATATACAGCTGCATCTTATGATGCAGGTTTTGCTGGGCCAGAGCTTGTGCCAGATACAGAATATGGTGGAAGCTTTTTTGGATTACCATTTGGCTTTACGTCTTTGATGGCAGCAGTTTTTGCATCAATGATGATAGTCAAAATACTTGATTATGCTCCCATTATTGTTGAAACGTTATTTGGAACTATGATGTTAGGTCTTGGGGGTGTTGCGAGTCAATTAACACAAAGTACTGCATCAATGGTAGGTATGGATGATCAATCTAGAGATAATCGT